DNA sequence from the Colletotrichum higginsianum IMI 349063 chromosome 10, whole genome shotgun sequence genome:
ACAAGGCTTccggcgaggtcctcggcggctccGACATCCCGACCGCGTTCGCCAAGCGATACGGCCAGCCTGCCGTCGGGGTCAAGCGGACCTTGATCACCTCGTGGCTCAGGgacgcggcggaggagaagggcatcgAGCTGAGGAGGGGCTGGGCGCTCGAGAGGATTGAAGAGTCCAACGATTCCATCACGGCTTTCTTTGAGGGAGGGAAATCCGAGACCGGATCGTTCCTCATCGGCTGCGACGGGCTGAAGGCCACGACGAGAAAATTGCTCCTTGCGCGAGCCGGCTTGCAGGACGGACTGCCTTCGTTTACAGGTTTGACGCAGGTACGACCCCAGTGTCATCTTTGTTTGCTTGTTtgcttgtttgtttgtttggcTTCCTGCACACTTCCGTTTCTCTCAGATGATACGCCGGTGATTGACTCTTTTGGTgatctttttctttttgacAGACCGCTGGGGTTTCGCCGACGCCCGATGCTTTCCGTGGGCGTCCCGGAGCGAGGAACTGGTATGGCGAGCTGAGCCATGTCATCTGCTACGACATGACCCACGACAAGACGTCGTGGGCCTTGACACTACCTGGCGAAGCCGTTGAAGAGGCGTCATGGGGGTTGTTCGGCGACGAGCAGAGAGCGGCAGCTAAGaaggccatctcggccgccttggaGGCCAAGGGATGGGATCCGGTGGTGCTAGGCTTGGTCAACTCGGCCGAGCGCCTGATCAAGTACGGCATCTACGACCGCCCAGAGCTCAGCCCGGAACAGTGGTACTCGGGACGATGCGTCATGATCGGGGACGCCGTCCATCCCACAAgcgtccatctcggccagggcGCCAATCAGTCATGGTGAGCTTccaaagaaagaaagaaaaaagggagaGGCCCCGGATTTGCCGAAAGGGGCCCCAAAAGGCCACTGACTAACACGAACTCCAGCGAGGACTGCTACTTTCTCGCAGAGGCGATCCCAGACTTCGACCACACCAAGCCGCTCTCGACGGAGCAGCTGTCGTCGATATTCAAGTCCTTCGCGGAAAAGCAGCAGCCGCACACGTCCGTCTTGGTCAACGGCGCGAGGGCGCTCGGCCGTGCTCGCGTGGCACCGCCCGAAGCTTGTGTCCAGCGCGACGCGGCGATTGCCCAATCCATGGCTGATCGAGCGGGACTTCAGGCAAAGTTCGACTTTACCTACTCGAGACCGTTTCAAAGACCCTCATAAGAAGGGCCTGATGGTGATGCAGTGGACTAAAGTTGCGTAAAGAGGACCGTGTTAGACTTTTGCTAGATTTTTAGTGTTTTTGCGTCGGAAGTGGCAtacctcggcgccgtcgacttGGTTTGGCAATCAATCGCATCGGAAGACACTCTGAAACGTTGTGAGCAGTTTTGTGAATGCGGCCAGTGATTCCGGATTAATGGGGCCGTGTTCGGTGTGGGGCGTTCGGGTCCGGCCGATCCGACGCGGGCACGCAGCCGGCGCATGGCTTGGTCCCGGTTCATCGTCACGCCGGCTCGCCACCGGGTTTCCGGCTCCAACCTGGCGCATGGCCTTCTCGCAACTTTTAGTGACATTGCGTTTGGCGTCTCTCGCAAGTTGAACAACTCGGTTTGCGTTCGTCGGAGAGTAGAACAGTCAGCAAGGGGCTCACGTAGGGCCAAGTGCAGACGATGGATTCAAGAGACGTCGAACCATGGGACAGAGAAATTCACTACCATCGCTACTGTTACTACTGCCTCACCTATGCCCCCCTGGCCTCGCAACCAATGTATCCGTGTTTCGACTTGGTGTGATGGCGTACAACAACGTTAGACCTGGAAGGGAGGGAAACTGATGCCGAGGGTTGATGGTTTTGTTGAAGACTCATTTACGAATCAAATTACAGTAGgtttttgtgtgtgtgtcggAAAAAACGATGCCATTAATTCCTTTCAGTAATTAACGCCTTATAGATCAAATCGTGActgtttgtgtgtgtgtgtgtgtttgtgtcCCTGACTATGACAGATGCAAACGCCAAAGAACGAGATAGTCGGTTTTCTTGATCACCCCGGGAACAGCCAAGCTAATTACAGTCAAGCGTCTTATCACGACCCTTCCAGAACAACAGGCCGACAGGAATTTCAATGCACAATATATTCGTCGTGGAACTGCAGGCGTGGAATCTCTTTTCCAGGGTCTGTTGCCATCGTAGAGGGGCTGTGTTGGTTGACGCCCGTCTGCCGACTAGAGCACGTGGAGACGTTCGGGACAATGCCGAACGGAAGCGGAGCCGAGAAACACCCCCACCATGCGAACCATTCGTTGACGAACGAAACCTATTTTTAGACACGATACCGCGGTTACTCGATCCCGGGCTGAGTCCAATCATCCTAGTAAGACAACGAACTGGATATGGTTCTTCACATGAATCTTGTAGAGAGAAAAATAAGTCTAGCATGTGTGCAGATCCTGGCCAACCCTGCGTGTCATATTACCGTCGATGTTGACAGGGGCAGGGGAAGACATATCCCACCCCCCTGTCAGTCTCGGCCCTGCCAAGCATTCCCCTTCAAGAGACGAACATCTGCATCACAAGGCAGACTTAGCATCATGGCATCGGAAGGGGGGGGCTACAAGCCAATACACATGGAACGAGGTCGGGAGGGTTTGGGGCTGACGTGTGTCCCTCGATAGACCTTGAGAGATCGGAAAAAGATTGAAATTAAGACGGCCCGTATGCATCTGTAGTGTTGTATAACCGACAAGGCTGGATAGGCTCACGTAACAGTCTGCTCCGTATATGCACCAACGTTGAGCTGACGCTTTTAAGCTCCGGCGTCCGCGGAGAACTCGGGATATGGGCCATTTGCGGCTCCACAAAGCGCGCCCCTGGCGCCGGAACTTTGCTTTCGACCGTCCGGAGGTGTGGTTTATCATAGTCGACGAGGTTGACGGCATACCAGGATAAGTGTCGCGAGATGCCTCCCCAGCATCATCGCGTTACTAGAGTTTTCACAACtgccctctctctccacaTTTCCCGTTCGACATCACAGGCGGCGCCTGGTGGACCCTGGTATTGTAAATATCAATCTGTAGCTTCCTGCCGCCGTTGTTACAATTGGAACTTCATCGTCAAAGAACAACTTTCACCTACGTTGAATTAATCACCGAGCCTCTCATCTTGACCTTGCACTTTAGATTTGAAGATTTGTGGTCTCGCCCACGCACACTGTATAAGCAAAAGACCATTGTTCGCTATTCAAGTCTTAGGTCAACCTTCCTAGTCTGGCTCTGAATTCTGTATTGATGTGATAATGTCAAAATGTTACAATACAATAGTTTGTTCTCAATCCACAtctccaacaacaccacaAATGCTGGCTATGTAGCCAAGAAACTCATAGCTATTATACGTACAGCATAATACTTCATGTATCACGCGTATTGTTACAGTATTACGACAACACATTATGCCGCCCTATCAGGGCATCTTGAACCTCAATAACCCCATCTCTCCCCGTCACtcccgtccccccccccccccctcctcacGAAGCTGAATCTCCCCAAAACTCCATAATCGCCCTCGAGGCATTCCTCTGCGTCCGCCacgtctcggccgccagcGAGCTTCCGTTCCTCTGCAGCATGCCCACCCAGTCGCCCATGGCCTCCCCCCGGCCCCCGACGCCCGCGAAGTGCACCAAAAAGTCCCCCCGCCGCGCCTGGTAGTCCGCCAgcccggcctcgtcctcccgcTCGAGGAACGCGCTCGCGTTGCCGCCCGGGTACGCGTTGAACCACGTCTGCGGCACGAACCGCACGCCCCTCTCGAACTCGGGCTCCCCGATGAGGAACCCCATCGCGCTCTGCTCCGTGAACGGCAGCTCGACGTCCGGCCGGTAGTGCCGgaaggcgaggacggcgctGAAGAGCTCGACGGCCCACTGCCCGACCCGGAGCAGGAAGACGCCGTTGTTCAGCCCGTTCCAGTCCTTGGTGGCCAGGAGCTGCACCTGGTCGTCCGGCGCCttccccccgccgccgtctttctctccctctccgttattggtggcggcggcgccatcggtCCGGCTCGGGGGCAGGAAGCTGGAAGCCGGCCGGCACtggtcgaggatgatggtATCGCGGTCGACCCAGAAGATCCACTCCGCCCGCTCCCGGCGCGGCTTCAGCATCTCGTCCAGCAGCATGGACAGGAGGAACGCCGGCTTGTTCcagaggtcgtcgacgagcggcGAGCACATGACCTCGAGCTTCTGGCCGTGGAGCATCGTGTGCATGACGTGCGTCTGCAGCGCGTCCTGGTAGTGTttctcgaccttgccgaAGTGCGCCGTCGCGGTGGTgacgcggacggcggccCCCTCGGGTGTCGGGTGGTTTGGGCACGCCGACTTGAGGGCCTCGAACTGCGCCAGCACATCGGAGGGAGTGGGCGGTAGACAATGGTGTTCTCTGTGGTTCGGCGGGTGGGAAGAGGTGACGTGGTCGATTCGAGTCGTTGTCGTGGTGTCGTTGTATAGCATCAGGGTTCGGACAGCGGTCAATAGTAGAACGATGAACACGAAGACTTTGATGGCCAGAGGGGACACCAAGACCTGCAGAAGCTTCGGACGATTCATGGCTCAAGGTTAATCTTACGGAGATCGGTATGTTTTCTCAAGTTGAGTGATTCGACGAGTGCGGGCCGTCTTTATATTCCAACTCGTCCAAGGCCCTGTGACATGACATCGTAAGTGACTCCACCGACTCTACAGCATTACACCGATATGTCGACGATCTCCTtcccttttctcttctcataGATTTTTGACCTGGCCTCCCCACGTCAACCGTCAGTCGTGAGTGCGTCTAACACCATCCGAGTGACTTGATGTACCCCTGCCAGGTCCATAGTGTATCCCACCGGCAAAGCACGAGCGAGTTTTACAGAAATGTAGATAAGGACAACCGGCACTCTATGGCCTCGCTCATTCCCGGCATGGCCCATTACAGACTAGCATAGAACCCTGCTTGGGCTCTCTGTGTTCTACCCACCAGCCAACGTGTGGAGACATTCTAGGCACGAAAATGCCACACACTCGGTAGCAACCTTGGGGGGCATTCGTAAGCCTCGGTAGATTCGTCCCCAAGGAAATATTTCTGTAGTCGTCTTCACACTACCAAACTCTGAAAAGGGGCAAAAGCCTCTCCTCTCGGATGTATTTTGGTATCGCGAAACAGGCACTAGGGTTTGTAATACGAGTCACGTCAGGGGGGAGACGTGGCGTGCTCGGGAAGACAGCTTTGTCGTCGAGATACAAGTGCGGCTGAGTCCACAACAACGAAGGGCGCAGCCCCAGGGTCCAGTCTACT
Encoded proteins:
- a CDS encoding Galactosyl transferase gma12 mnn10 family protein; protein product: MNRPKLLQVLVSPLAIKVFVFIVLLLTAVRTLMLYNDTTTTTRIDHVTSSHPPNHREHHCLPPTPSDVLAQFEALKSACPNHPTPEGAAVRVTTATAHFGKVEKHYQDALQTHVMHTMLHGQKLEVMCSPLVDDLWNKPAFLLSMLLDEMLKPRRERAEWIFWVDRDTIILDQCRPASSFLPPSRTDGAAATNNGEGEKDGGGGKAPDDQVQLLATKDWNGLNNGVFLLRVGQWAVELFSAVLAFRHYRPDVELPFTEQSAMGFLIGEPEFERGVRFVPQTWFNAYPGGNASAFLEREDEAGLADYQARRGDFLVHFAGVGGRGEAMGDWVGMLQRNGSSLAAETWRTQRNASRAIMEFWGDSAS